A DNA window from Egibacteraceae bacterium contains the following coding sequences:
- the sepH gene encoding septation protein SepH, translating into MKDLQLVGYTADLLHLVFTDAGESGGRLKAPLDEDFVATLTEVLQRVDPDAHPLAALVSDEQLDEQSQDPVTSAFAPDAPSDAPSPNGDAPPDGHRPPDGERAPRGEGPLAGMAAAARAATDEEAVAVASDRPRPSSLAPREIQSLLRAGQGIRAVAKQADTDEWWVRRWLPPIEAERDQVLQAVWSSFVAKSRLGVSAEPIAEAVERNLASKGVGPDDPSVEWTAARREGDPHWQVTLRYRSRGRAQRATWHFNPETGALDPRNDLAVDVAWTRTRKRVPGAGSGARSANRRAAGRKAASAKGGAARKKSGGKKSGGSKSAKKAAAKKAAAKKAAAKKAAAKKAAAKRATEKKSTAKKSAGAQSGATKSTAKAAAAKKSTAEQSAGAQS; encoded by the coding sequence GTGAAAGATCTACAGCTGGTCGGGTACACGGCTGACCTGCTCCACTTGGTGTTCACCGATGCGGGGGAGAGCGGCGGACGCTTGAAGGCGCCCCTCGACGAGGATTTCGTCGCGACCCTCACCGAGGTCTTGCAGCGCGTGGATCCCGATGCGCATCCGCTGGCGGCGCTCGTCTCGGACGAGCAGCTGGACGAGCAGTCCCAGGACCCGGTCACGTCGGCCTTCGCGCCTGACGCCCCGTCGGATGCCCCGAGCCCGAACGGTGACGCCCCTCCGGACGGGCACCGTCCCCCAGACGGCGAGCGCGCCCCGCGTGGGGAAGGGCCCCTGGCAGGCATGGCGGCTGCGGCGCGGGCCGCGACGGATGAGGAGGCCGTAGCGGTGGCCTCGGACCGGCCCCGTCCGAGCAGCCTGGCACCCCGGGAGATCCAGTCCCTCCTGCGGGCCGGGCAGGGGATCCGAGCGGTGGCCAAGCAGGCCGACACCGACGAGTGGTGGGTCCGGCGTTGGTTGCCACCCATCGAGGCTGAGCGGGATCAGGTGTTGCAGGCCGTGTGGTCGAGCTTCGTGGCCAAGTCGCGCCTCGGTGTGAGCGCCGAGCCCATCGCGGAGGCCGTGGAGCGAAACCTCGCGTCCAAGGGTGTCGGTCCCGACGACCCGTCGGTGGAATGGACCGCGGCACGCCGCGAGGGTGACCCGCACTGGCAGGTCACCTTGCGCTACCGCAGCCGGGGGCGGGCGCAGCGGGCGACCTGGCATTTCAACCCCGAGACCGGTGCCCTGGACCCTCGCAACGACCTGGCGGTCGACGTGGCGTGGACGCGGACGCGCAAGCGGGTCCCGGGCGCCGGATCTGGCGCCCGCTCGGCGAACCGCAGGGCTGCGGGCCGGAAGGCCGCGTCGGCGAAGGGGGGCGCTGCCAGGAAGAAGTCCGGCGGGAAGAAGTCTGGGGGCAGCAAGTCTGCCAAGAAGGCAGCGGCGAAGAAGGCAGCGGCGAAGAAGGCAGCGGCGAAGAAGGCAGCGGCGAAGAAGGCGGCGGCCAAGAGGGCCACGGAGAAGAAGTCCACCGCGAAGAAGTCGGCGGGTGCCCAGTCCGGGGCGACGAAGTCCACCGCGAAGGCGGCGGCGGCGAAGAAGTCCACCGCAGAGCAGTCGGCGGGTGCCCAGTCGG
- a CDS encoding methyltransferase domain-containing protein — MSKDLMYSDEVQELVVDAYRALGAPGGPGRRFYTEEQLATMPEQAREWALGVGNPLAVADLAAGEVVVDLGCGAGLDTLLAASQVSPGGRAVGVDFLPEMVERGRSAAEGAGVGNVEFLEGAMEAVPLADASADVVISNGAINLSARKSRVLAEAHRVLRPGGRLCVADLTIRDEELPAEILTHPAAWAG; from the coding sequence ATGAGCAAGGACCTGATGTACTCCGACGAGGTGCAGGAGCTCGTCGTCGACGCCTACCGCGCCCTCGGCGCACCCGGTGGTCCCGGCAGACGGTTCTACACCGAGGAGCAGCTGGCCACGATGCCCGAGCAGGCCCGCGAGTGGGCGCTTGGCGTCGGCAACCCCCTGGCCGTGGCGGACCTGGCCGCCGGGGAGGTGGTGGTCGACCTCGGCTGCGGCGCCGGGCTCGACACCCTGTTGGCCGCGTCGCAGGTGTCGCCGGGCGGCCGGGCGGTGGGCGTCGACTTCCTTCCCGAGATGGTCGAGCGCGGGCGATCGGCCGCCGAGGGCGCCGGCGTCGGCAACGTCGAGTTCCTGGAGGGGGCCATGGAGGCGGTGCCCCTCGCGGATGCATCGGCGGACGTGGTGATCTCCAACGGCGCCATCAACCTCTCGGCCCGCAAGAGCCGGGTGCTGGCCGAGGCCCACCGTGTGCTGCGCCCGGGCGGCCGGCTGTGCGTGGCCGATCTCACCATCCGCGACGAGGAGCTGCCCGCGGAGATCCTCACCCATCCGGCGGCCTGGGCGGGGTGA
- a CDS encoding zf-HC2 domain-containing protein produces the protein MISCSEAVRQLWEYLEQDLAATERDRVDQHLAFCRRCCGEAEFAAELRTLLRSATGPVALPAPVESRLVAFLDALEEDA, from the coding sequence ATGATCAGCTGCTCCGAGGCGGTCCGCCAGCTCTGGGAGTACCTGGAGCAGGACCTTGCCGCCACCGAACGCGACCGGGTCGACCAGCACCTCGCCTTCTGCCGACGGTGCTGCGGAGAGGCCGAGTTCGCCGCGGAGCTGCGGACGCTGCTGCGCTCGGCCACCGGCCCCGTGGCGCTGCCCGCGCCGGTCGAGTCGCGTCTCGTCGCCTTCCTGGACGCACTGGAGGAGGACGCATGA
- a CDS encoding RNA polymerase sigma factor, translating into MAGSPASVSQEQEGSFTSVAREQLPWLYALARQLVGEDAEDAVQECLLKAYRGYDRLRDRKAAPAWFRQILLNCVRDRYRRQAGLPREDPRDPTEEYSLYRTIAEQDPWPYSDSVHLDFLRCFEHDDVWQVLDRVKPLYRAPLVLVHMEGMSTNQVARMFGVAQGTVLSWLHRGRKLFEEALWEYANEHDLLVESPGGSR; encoded by the coding sequence ATGGCAGGCAGCCCCGCCTCCGTGAGCCAGGAGCAGGAGGGCAGTTTCACCAGCGTCGCGCGCGAGCAGCTGCCCTGGCTGTACGCCCTGGCTCGCCAGCTGGTGGGCGAGGATGCCGAGGACGCCGTCCAGGAGTGCCTGCTCAAGGCGTACCGCGGCTATGACCGGTTGCGTGACCGCAAGGCCGCGCCGGCGTGGTTCCGCCAGATCCTGCTGAACTGCGTCCGCGATCGCTACCGCCGACAGGCGGGGCTCCCGCGCGAGGACCCCCGCGACCCCACCGAGGAGTACTCCCTGTACCGGACCATCGCCGAGCAGGATCCCTGGCCGTACTCCGACAGCGTGCATCTGGACTTCCTGCGCTGCTTCGAGCACGACGACGTCTGGCAGGTGCTCGACCGGGTGAAGCCGTTGTACCGCGCGCCGCTGGTGCTGGTGCACATGGAAGGGATGTCCACCAACCAGGTGGCGCGGATGTTCGGCGTGGCCCAGGGCACCGTGCTGTCGTGGCTGCACCGCGGGCGCAAGCTGTTCGAGGAGGCGCTGTGGGAGTACGCCAACGAGCACGACCTGCTCGTCGAGTCGCCGGGAGGGTCGCGATGA